The Thermocrinis sp. genomic interval AATACAACCCAAAGGTAGTTATACCTGTCCATCTTTACGGCCAGCCCGCGGACATGCACGCCATAAACTATCTTTCTGAAAAGTATGGTTTTATTGTCCTTGAAGACGCTGCTCAAGCCCATGGGGCAGAATTTTTTGGAAAAAAGACCGGAAGCTTAGGACATTTATCTGCCTTTAGTTTCTATGCTTCAAAAAACGTCCCTATGGGAGAGGGAGGAGTTATAGCAACAGACGATGATAAGATCGCTAAGGAAGTAAAGAAGTGGATAGATTTTGGCGAGCATCCCGCTTTCAACGTCAGAATAACAGAATTTCAAGCTGCCATCGGTGCCATACAACTCAAGTACTTAGACGAAAGAAACAGAAGAAGAAGGGAGATAGCCAAAAGGTATTCAGAAAGTATAAACTCAAACTTTATACATCCATCGGAAAGGGAAGGTGCCTATCATGTATATCACCTTTATACTCTAAGGCACAAAGAGAGAAACAGGATAATATCTTTGCTTAAAGAAAACGGGATAGACGCAAGGGTGTATTATAGCTATCTTCTCAATGAGTTAAGAGGTGCGGAGCATCTTCCACTTACCAATGCAGAGCGGTTTAAAAAAGAAGTCTTTTCCATACCAGTCCATCCATACTTAACAGAAGAAGAGGTAGAGAAAATAATCCATAGCCTTAAGGCTGTTGAGGTGCTTGTTTAGTAAGCTCCGCACCTTTTATGTTAAGAATTACTATCTCCACTCTCCTGTTTTGAGCTCTACCCTCCGGTG includes:
- a CDS encoding DegT/DnrJ/EryC1/StrS family aminotransferase produces the protein MINIIEPRFFEEEKQAIIHILESHKITRGEWTKFFEESFAKYLGVKHAFTVCSGTVALFIALKALKVEGERVIVPAMSFMATIDAVYLAGGIPVVVDVDEYYTMDPNQLEDAAKKYNPKVVIPVHLYGQPADMHAINYLSEKYGFIVLEDAAQAHGAEFFGKKTGSLGHLSAFSFYASKNVPMGEGGVIATDDDKIAKEVKKWIDFGEHPAFNVRITEFQAAIGAIQLKYLDERNRRRREIAKRYSESINSNFIHPSEREGAYHVYHLYTLRHKERNRIISLLKENGIDARVYYSYLLNELRGAEHLPLTNAERFKKEVFSIPVHPYLTEEEVEKIIHSLKAVEVLV